A genomic stretch from Armatimonadota bacterium includes:
- the secD gene encoding protein translocase subunit SecD, whose product MSWASARFFCARSSLLPGRGLLLRARLGFRLVIILVLGLAAIQVAFRPLTFVGRTPVFRSPTLHMNLGLDLKGGSLLVLEGLDTSTAQATPEAVDAAMRVIEKRIDQLGVVEPTIQRQGLKRIIVELPGIQDPERAIKLIGKTALLEFVDTGAQSLPDGAHWSADGKTVILPERPGAPQPPGQTGTARSLPLAKKVVLTGADLESAQAGFDQNSAEPIVHFKFRGKAAKTFEDYTGANVGKYLTIVLDNEVISSPVIRDRITGGSGQISGGFRVIEEARDLAVLLRGGSLPIPVEVVENRTVGPQLGRDSIDKSLKASSVALVAVGVFMALYYGLPGLMADFALSLYLLALLALLSGLGATLTLPGIAGIVLSIGMAVDANVIIFEKVKEELRAGKSLRAAIAAGWTRATTTILDSNITTLIATGVLFLLGSGPIRGFAVTLSIGVLVSMFTAIIVTRAFVDAAATAGLGPQLARLAGRVAR is encoded by the coding sequence ATGTCCTGGGCTTCTGCCCGTTTTTTTTGCGCCCGATCATCATTACTCCCTGGAAGGGGATTGCTGTTGAGAGCGCGTCTCGGCTTCCGTCTGGTCATCATCCTTGTCCTCGGCCTTGCGGCGATACAGGTGGCGTTCCGCCCGCTGACGTTCGTCGGTCGCACGCCGGTCTTCCGTAGCCCCACGCTGCACATGAACCTGGGCCTTGATCTCAAGGGAGGCAGCCTGCTAGTGCTGGAGGGGCTGGACACGTCAACCGCACAGGCCACGCCCGAGGCCGTGGATGCCGCGATGCGGGTGATCGAGAAGCGCATAGATCAGTTGGGCGTGGTGGAGCCGACGATCCAGCGGCAGGGCCTGAAGCGCATCATCGTCGAGTTGCCTGGAATCCAGGATCCCGAACGGGCGATCAAGCTGATCGGGAAGACGGCGTTGCTGGAGTTCGTGGACACCGGTGCGCAGTCGCTGCCCGACGGCGCGCACTGGAGCGCCGACGGCAAGACGGTCATCCTCCCCGAGCGGCCGGGTGCCCCTCAGCCCCCGGGCCAGACCGGTACTGCCCGATCGTTGCCTCTGGCCAAGAAGGTGGTGCTGACCGGGGCAGACCTGGAAAGCGCGCAGGCCGGCTTCGACCAGAACAGCGCCGAGCCCATAGTCCATTTCAAGTTCCGCGGCAAGGCCGCCAAGACGTTCGAGGATTACACGGGCGCGAACGTCGGCAAGTACCTGACGATCGTGCTCGACAACGAGGTCATATCGTCACCGGTCATTCGAGATCGCATCACCGGTGGGAGCGGGCAGATCAGCGGCGGTTTCCGCGTGATCGAGGAGGCCCGCGACCTGGCCGTTCTCCTGCGGGGCGGGTCGCTGCCCATCCCGGTCGAGGTAGTGGAGAACCGCACGGTTGGACCTCAGTTGGGCCGGGACTCAATTGACAAGAGCCTGAAGGCCTCGAGCGTCGCGCTGGTAGCCGTAGGGGTCTTCATGGCGCTCTACTACGGCCTGCCAGGTCTGATGGCCGACTTCGCGCTTTCCCTCTACCTGCTGGCCCTGCTGGCACTGCTGAGCGGTCTGGGCGCAACGCTCACGCTGCCCGGCATCGCAGGGATCGTTCTCTCCATCGGGATGGCGGTGGATGCCAACGTGATCATTTTCGAGAAGGTCAAGGAGGAGCTGCGTGCCGGCAAGAGCCTGCGCGCGGCGATAGCAGCGGGCTGGACCAGGGCGACGACGACGATCCTGGACTCCAACATCACGACGCTGATCGCCACGGGTGTGCTGTTTCTTCTGGGCTCCGGGCCGATCCGCGGCTTCGCGGTTACGCTCAGCATTGGGGTGCTGGTTAGCATGTTCACAGCGATCATCGTTACGCGGGCATTTGTGGACGCCGCCGCGACCGCGGGCCTCGGGCCGCAGTTGGCCCGCTTGGCCGGGAGGGTCGCGCGGTGA
- a CDS encoding DUF72 domain-containing protein has protein sequence MCSVGLRKTGVRPTNVSGRNATCIAARPRTRMMTRRKPRRALNSNPLPGSNDDRAQKKRAEAQDIIARARRYCQTRGGRAGSRRTRREGSRQAHANSSAVSLFPEPAGVPKTAPITVRGCEVFVGTCSWADRGVVASDFYPRGTKTDPRARLAHYAGVFPAVEVDASYHALQPPERARQWLDWTPASFRFGIKAFAWLTRHESDPRRLPPAIAALLPPGLRSGGPVRGDRVPEEALGAVWDQFAEFVNVFVAEGRLGYVLFQFPKGVGYSPDLFAYLETWAPYLRDWPVAVEIRHKEWLYHRHREAFLGFLRERGYAYVVPDMAQVQYFPPPEVEVTAGWSVVRFHGRNPALVERRVPTDRAYDYLYSREELEGWAATVGTLAPRVGSLYLMFNNHARGQAAQNGREMQALLTASG, from the coding sequence ATGTGCAGCGTGGGGCTACGGAAGACCGGCGTGCGACCGACGAACGTCAGCGGGCGGAACGCCACCTGTATCGCCGCAAGGCCGAGGACAAGGATGATGACCAGACGGAAGCCGAGACGCGCTCTCAACAGCAATCCCCTTCCAGGGAGTAATGATGATCGGGCGCAAAAAAAACGGGCAGAAGCCCAGGACATTATAGCCAGGGCGCGAAGGTACTGTCAAACGCGCGGCGGACGCGCCGGCTCCAGACGAACACGCCGCGAAGGGAGCCGGCAGGCGCACGCGAACAGTTCCGCTGTGAGCCTGTTCCCGGAACCCGCCGGCGTCCCGAAGACCGCCCCGATCACCGTTCGAGGGTGCGAGGTCTTCGTGGGAACCTGCTCGTGGGCAGACCGCGGCGTGGTGGCCAGCGACTTCTACCCGCGCGGTACGAAGACCGACCCGAGAGCCCGTCTCGCGCACTATGCCGGCGTCTTCCCCGCCGTCGAGGTGGACGCTAGCTACCACGCCCTGCAACCCCCCGAACGCGCCAGACAGTGGCTGGACTGGACGCCGGCCTCGTTCAGGTTCGGTATCAAGGCGTTCGCGTGGCTGACGCGCCACGAGAGCGATCCGAGGCGACTGCCGCCCGCGATCGCTGCTCTCCTACCCCCGGGTCTGCGGTCCGGCGGTCCGGTGCGCGGCGACCGCGTCCCGGAGGAGGCGCTGGGCGCGGTCTGGGACCAGTTCGCGGAGTTCGTCAACGTGTTTGTCGCGGAGGGCCGGCTGGGCTACGTCTTGTTTCAGTTTCCCAAGGGTGTGGGGTACTCGCCGGACCTGTTCGCCTACCTCGAGACATGGGCGCCCTACCTGCGCGACTGGCCGGTGGCCGTGGAGATCCGCCACAAGGAGTGGCTGTACCACCGGCACCGGGAGGCGTTCCTGGGCTTCCTGCGTGAGCGCGGGTATGCCTATGTAGTTCCCGACATGGCCCAGGTGCAGTACTTCCCTCCGCCCGAGGTAGAGGTGACCGCCGGGTGGTCGGTCGTCCGGTTCCACGGCCGCAATCCGGCGCTTGTAGAGCGCAGGGTGCCCACGGACCGCGCATATGACTACCTCTACTCGCGGGAGGAACTGGAGGGGTGGGCCGCGACCGTGGGCACGCTGGCTCCCAGGGTCGGCTCCCTCTATCTCATGTTCAACAACCACGCCCGCGGCCAGGCCGCGCAAAACGGCCGTGAGATGCAGGCGCTGCTGACTGCATCCGGCTGA